The following proteins come from a genomic window of Lytechinus pictus isolate F3 Inbred chromosome 1, Lp3.0, whole genome shotgun sequence:
- the LOC129254670 gene encoding nose resistant to fluoxetine protein 6-like isoform X2, protein MRKQKRKSVAAHSFVDHSKEFFSHKGIDLDYVQSLTKDNQRFSQFVRTHLSIATEDAKQIKIEGKLWYGLDDDRLLSEICFQDTMQYFSDLGNGVLYASRMWASRGSIIPSDIQKALYTLNVKDYGDLWLCTSNTANKTSGVPSFDAQYCGAYILLPFGALIWGTCSPNTCTTKEIQAVSDTIWTALGVDEPFVGYECNEPEEWRTADIAFLALMFFFVAMVLVGTFYEIYLHKMVLNKVLKQTTTKQKTGGLTSDKHKIEETSFDDPDIVEVGTEVKVKENGAHLNGGFEKGEGILQNGKEHHIQMTEDTIEKEHKAKIDLKWAILDGVLMSFSLVTNCTKLLSAKKSKGNLAALNGLRVISMFWVILGHAFSFYLGRLDNFSELFEEMQSFGYLAIVNSTYSVDTFFVLSGFLTAYLTLKQLDSKRLGSAFSWFVFYFHRWWRLTPVYMATIGIWALLKPHFAQGVLTDYGHEMTRDICGRTWWAHMLYINNLYPWPNDLEQTCMGHAWYLANDMQFYIISPLILIILYKNCKAGMALIGSIMLISLGSLAGLNYYYGINMDPWYQQPPYNDRLADYPEQDVTYAKPYTRIPPYLVGMVMGYIIFKLKGKQLKLRKIYVLTGWLVALGTLFAVVYGAYGCLNRYIEQWESMIYLTVGRLAWGIGIAWIIFACLNGYGGPIGVLLDWSFWIPMARLTYCAYLIHPTLQYSAMTYNKTLFHMDYLSLSFFFGGCLVFSYTAALIMSLVLESPPMGLEKIMFGKFKTK, encoded by the exons ATGAGAAAACAGAAAAGGA AATCCGTAGCTGCACATTCATTTGTGGATCATAGCAAGGAATTCTTCTCCCATAAAGGCATTGATTTGGATTATGTTCAATCTCTCACCAAAGACAACCAAAGGTTTTCACAG TTTGTGCGGACCCACCTTTCCATAGCCACTGAAGATGCGAAGCAGATTAAAATAGAAGGTAAACTCTGGTATGGTCTTGATGATGATAGGCTCCTATCTGAGATCTGCTTTCAGGATACCATGCAGTACTTCTCTGATCTTGGAAACGGAGTTCTTTACGCATCACGAA TGTGGGCGTCTCGTGGTAgcatcataccatcagatattCAAAAGGCTTTATATACACTGAACGTTAAGGACTACGGCGATCTCTGGTTATGCACATCTAACACAGCAAACAAGACATCAGGTGTACCTTCATTTGACGCACAGTACTGTGGTGCTTATATACTTCTACCATTCGGA GCATTAATCTGGGGTACATGTTCCCCTAATACTTGCACCACGAAAGAGATCCAAGCAGTATCGGACACCA TATGGACTGCCCTTGGAGTAGATGAACCGTTCGTTGGTTATGAATGTAACGAACCAGAAGAATGGAGGACAGCCGATATTGCATTCCT TGCTTTGATGTTTTTCTTTGTGGCAATGGTGCTGGTGGGCACCTTCTACGAAATCTACCTTCACAAGATGGTCCTAAACAAGGTCTTGAAGCAAACAACAACCAAACAGAAAACAGGTGGTCTTACATCTGATAAGCACAAAATAGAGGAAACATCCTTTGATGACCCGGATATAGTCGAAGTTGGTACCGAGGTTAAGGTCAAGGAGAATGGCGCTCACCTAAACGGTGGATTCGAAAAGGGAGAAGGGATTCTACAGAATGGTAAAGAGCATCACATACAGATGACAGAGGATACTATCGAGAAAGAACACAAGGCGAAGATCGATCTCAAATGGG CAATCCTTGACGGTGTCCTCATGTCCTTCTCACTCGTCACCAACTGCACCAAGCTATTGAGTGCTAAGAAATCCAAAGGAAACTTAGCTGCTCTCAATGGTCTGAGGGTCATCAGTATGTTCTGGGTCATTCTTGGACATGCCTTCTCGTTCTACCTTGGTCGACTTG aTAATTTTAGTGAGTTGTTTGAGGAAATGCAATCTTTCGGGTACCTGGCTATTGTCAACTCAACGTATTCAGTTGATACATTCTTCGTTCTCAG TGGATTCCTCACAGCGTATCTTACCCTGAAACAGCTGGACAGCAAAAGACTTGGCAGTGCATTCAGTTGGTTTGTCTTCTACTTCCACCGTTGGTGGCGTCTTACACCAGTTTACATGGCCACCATAGGCATCTGGGCCTTGCTGAAGCCGCACTTTGCCCAGGGTGTACTGACCGATTATGGGCACGAGATGACACGGGATATCTGCGGAAGAACCTGGTGGGCTCATATGCTGTATATCAATAATCTTTATCCCTGGCCTAATGATCTTGAGCAAACC TGTATGGGTCATGCATGGTACCTGGCAAATGATATGCAGTTCTACATCATCAGTCCTCTTATTCTCATCATACTCTACAA gaacTGTAAAGCAGGAATGGCCCTTATTGGTTCCATTATGCTAATTTCGCTGGGATCGTTGGCTGGTCTTAACTATTATTATGGAATTAACATGGATCCCTGGTATCAACAACC ACCATACAACGATCGTTTGGCAGACTACCCCGAACAGGACGTTACATATGCCAAACCTTATACAAGAATTCCACCTTACCTCGTTGGCATGGTGATGGGatacatcattttcaaactcaAAGGAAAGCAACTTAAACTTAGAAAG atctACGTCTTGACTGGCTGGTTGGTTGCTCTTGGCACTCTCTTTGCTGTGGTGTACGGTGCTTACGGTTGCCTAAATCGTTACATAGAGCAATGGGAGTCAATGATCTATTTGACTGTCGGTCGCTTAGCTTGGGGTATCGGCATTGCTTGGATCATCTTCGCTTGTCTTAATGGATACGGAG gtCCTATTGGAGTGCTTCTTGATTGGTCATTCTGGATCCCAATGGCTCGTCTAACATACTGTGCCTATCTAATCCATCCTACCTTACAGTACAGTGCTATGACTTACAACAAGACTCTCTTCCATATGGACTACTTGTCACTC agcttCTTCTTTGGTGGTTGTCTTGTATTCTCCTACACGGCAGCCTTGATCATGTCTTTAGTCTTGGAAAGCCCACCAATGGGACTGGAGAAAATCATGTTTGGAAAGTTCAAGACAAAATAG
- the LOC129254670 gene encoding nose resistant to fluoxetine protein 6-like isoform X1 yields the protein MAPKQWLLKVALVILCLNLFLQDVTSQLNPQFESLMRKQKRKSVAAHSFVDHSKEFFSHKGIDLDYVQSLTKDNQRFSQFVRTHLSIATEDAKQIKIEGKLWYGLDDDRLLSEICFQDTMQYFSDLGNGVLYASRMWASRGSIIPSDIQKALYTLNVKDYGDLWLCTSNTANKTSGVPSFDAQYCGAYILLPFGALIWGTCSPNTCTTKEIQAVSDTIWTALGVDEPFVGYECNEPEEWRTADIAFLALMFFFVAMVLVGTFYEIYLHKMVLNKVLKQTTTKQKTGGLTSDKHKIEETSFDDPDIVEVGTEVKVKENGAHLNGGFEKGEGILQNGKEHHIQMTEDTIEKEHKAKIDLKWAILDGVLMSFSLVTNCTKLLSAKKSKGNLAALNGLRVISMFWVILGHAFSFYLGRLDNFSELFEEMQSFGYLAIVNSTYSVDTFFVLSGFLTAYLTLKQLDSKRLGSAFSWFVFYFHRWWRLTPVYMATIGIWALLKPHFAQGVLTDYGHEMTRDICGRTWWAHMLYINNLYPWPNDLEQTCMGHAWYLANDMQFYIISPLILIILYKNCKAGMALIGSIMLISLGSLAGLNYYYGINMDPWYQQPPYNDRLADYPEQDVTYAKPYTRIPPYLVGMVMGYIIFKLKGKQLKLRKIYVLTGWLVALGTLFAVVYGAYGCLNRYIEQWESMIYLTVGRLAWGIGIAWIIFACLNGYGGPIGVLLDWSFWIPMARLTYCAYLIHPTLQYSAMTYNKTLFHMDYLSLSFFFGGCLVFSYTAALIMSLVLESPPMGLEKIMFGKFKTK from the exons ATGGCGCCTAAACAGTGGTTACTTAAGGTTGCCTTGGTGATTTTATGTTTAAATCTATTTCTACAGGATGTGACGTCCCAACTCAACCCTCAGTTTGAAAGTTTGATGAGAAAACAGAAAAGGA AATCCGTAGCTGCACATTCATTTGTGGATCATAGCAAGGAATTCTTCTCCCATAAAGGCATTGATTTGGATTATGTTCAATCTCTCACCAAAGACAACCAAAGGTTTTCACAG TTTGTGCGGACCCACCTTTCCATAGCCACTGAAGATGCGAAGCAGATTAAAATAGAAGGTAAACTCTGGTATGGTCTTGATGATGATAGGCTCCTATCTGAGATCTGCTTTCAGGATACCATGCAGTACTTCTCTGATCTTGGAAACGGAGTTCTTTACGCATCACGAA TGTGGGCGTCTCGTGGTAgcatcataccatcagatattCAAAAGGCTTTATATACACTGAACGTTAAGGACTACGGCGATCTCTGGTTATGCACATCTAACACAGCAAACAAGACATCAGGTGTACCTTCATTTGACGCACAGTACTGTGGTGCTTATATACTTCTACCATTCGGA GCATTAATCTGGGGTACATGTTCCCCTAATACTTGCACCACGAAAGAGATCCAAGCAGTATCGGACACCA TATGGACTGCCCTTGGAGTAGATGAACCGTTCGTTGGTTATGAATGTAACGAACCAGAAGAATGGAGGACAGCCGATATTGCATTCCT TGCTTTGATGTTTTTCTTTGTGGCAATGGTGCTGGTGGGCACCTTCTACGAAATCTACCTTCACAAGATGGTCCTAAACAAGGTCTTGAAGCAAACAACAACCAAACAGAAAACAGGTGGTCTTACATCTGATAAGCACAAAATAGAGGAAACATCCTTTGATGACCCGGATATAGTCGAAGTTGGTACCGAGGTTAAGGTCAAGGAGAATGGCGCTCACCTAAACGGTGGATTCGAAAAGGGAGAAGGGATTCTACAGAATGGTAAAGAGCATCACATACAGATGACAGAGGATACTATCGAGAAAGAACACAAGGCGAAGATCGATCTCAAATGGG CAATCCTTGACGGTGTCCTCATGTCCTTCTCACTCGTCACCAACTGCACCAAGCTATTGAGTGCTAAGAAATCCAAAGGAAACTTAGCTGCTCTCAATGGTCTGAGGGTCATCAGTATGTTCTGGGTCATTCTTGGACATGCCTTCTCGTTCTACCTTGGTCGACTTG aTAATTTTAGTGAGTTGTTTGAGGAAATGCAATCTTTCGGGTACCTGGCTATTGTCAACTCAACGTATTCAGTTGATACATTCTTCGTTCTCAG TGGATTCCTCACAGCGTATCTTACCCTGAAACAGCTGGACAGCAAAAGACTTGGCAGTGCATTCAGTTGGTTTGTCTTCTACTTCCACCGTTGGTGGCGTCTTACACCAGTTTACATGGCCACCATAGGCATCTGGGCCTTGCTGAAGCCGCACTTTGCCCAGGGTGTACTGACCGATTATGGGCACGAGATGACACGGGATATCTGCGGAAGAACCTGGTGGGCTCATATGCTGTATATCAATAATCTTTATCCCTGGCCTAATGATCTTGAGCAAACC TGTATGGGTCATGCATGGTACCTGGCAAATGATATGCAGTTCTACATCATCAGTCCTCTTATTCTCATCATACTCTACAA gaacTGTAAAGCAGGAATGGCCCTTATTGGTTCCATTATGCTAATTTCGCTGGGATCGTTGGCTGGTCTTAACTATTATTATGGAATTAACATGGATCCCTGGTATCAACAACC ACCATACAACGATCGTTTGGCAGACTACCCCGAACAGGACGTTACATATGCCAAACCTTATACAAGAATTCCACCTTACCTCGTTGGCATGGTGATGGGatacatcattttcaaactcaAAGGAAAGCAACTTAAACTTAGAAAG atctACGTCTTGACTGGCTGGTTGGTTGCTCTTGGCACTCTCTTTGCTGTGGTGTACGGTGCTTACGGTTGCCTAAATCGTTACATAGAGCAATGGGAGTCAATGATCTATTTGACTGTCGGTCGCTTAGCTTGGGGTATCGGCATTGCTTGGATCATCTTCGCTTGTCTTAATGGATACGGAG gtCCTATTGGAGTGCTTCTTGATTGGTCATTCTGGATCCCAATGGCTCGTCTAACATACTGTGCCTATCTAATCCATCCTACCTTACAGTACAGTGCTATGACTTACAACAAGACTCTCTTCCATATGGACTACTTGTCACTC agcttCTTCTTTGGTGGTTGTCTTGTATTCTCCTACACGGCAGCCTTGATCATGTCTTTAGTCTTGGAAAGCCCACCAATGGGACTGGAGAAAATCATGTTTGGAAAGTTCAAGACAAAATAG